The following are encoded together in the Theileria orientalis strain Shintoku DNA, chromosome 1, complete genome genome:
- a CDS encoding phosphoribosyl pyrophosphate synthetase translates to MVVYYPHPKLAKEHKTLVYTGSRSRELANSVASKLGLKLCDFRLSRYADGEIDIDMGDDLYNANVLIVHSTQPPANDTLMELLLMVSTAKRGGASSITAVVPYLCYARQTDKHTKGSAISSADVALLLQAVGLQRLITLDIHSVVCSGFYTTTLFESHLVHSVAVKYFIDLNLNNVVVVAPDAGAQKRTVHFKDEYNSHFAKRPELMADTALVYKTRPQANKVDSVYISGSVEGMNVILVDDMIDTAGTIVKSAELIKERGALRVFAFVTHGLFSGPALERLNNSQFEKVVVTNSIQQSPAVLASPKIHVLDVSDFLANLLRP, encoded by the exons atgGTGGTTTATTATCCACATCCTAAGTTAGCTAAGGAACATAAAACTCTCGTTTATACTGGGAGTCGGTCTAGGGAGCTTGCGAACTCCGTGGCCTCTAAATTGGGCCTCAAATTGTGCGACTTTCGACTCTCCAGGTACGCCGATGGAGAAATAGACATAGATATGGGCGACGATTTGTACAATGCCAACGTTCTCATTGTGCATTCCACGCAGCCGCCTGCCAATGACACCTTAATGGAGCTCTTGCTCATGGTGTCGACCGCCAAAAGGGGCGGAGCCAGTAGCATCACTGCCGTTGTGCCCTATTTGTGCTACGCCAGACAGACTGATAAGCATACAAAGGGCTCTGCCATTTCATCG GCTGATGTTGCCTTACTTCTTCAGGCCGTCGGACTTCAGCGGCTCATTACTTTGGACATTCACTCAGTGGTCTGCTCTGGCTTCTACACTACCACTCTGTTCGAATCTCACCTGGTCCACTCCGTCGCCgttaaatatttcattgacttgaatttaaataacgTGGTCGTGGTCGCCCCTGACGCTGGAGCTCAGAAGAGGACCGTGCACTTCAAGGACGAGTACAACTCGCACTTCGCCAAGAGGCCCGAGTTGATGGCCGACACTGCTCTCGTGTACAAGACAAGGCCGCAGGCCAACAAGGTCGACTCCGTGTACATAAGTGGCTCCGTTGAGGGTATGAACGTGATTCTGGTTGACGATATGATTGACACTGCCGGCACCATCGTCAAAAGCGCCGAATTGATTAAGGAGCGCGGCGCTTTGAGGGTATTCGCTTTCGTCACACACGGCTTATTCTCTGGACCGGCCCTGGAAAGGCTAAATAACTCCCAGTTTGAGAAGGTGGTTGTCACCAACTCCATACAGCAGTCTCCTGCTGTTCTAGCCTCTCCAAAAATACATGTTTTAGACGTATCTGACTTTCTAGCGAACTTGCTAAGACCATAA